One window of the Paenibacillus beijingensis genome contains the following:
- a CDS encoding sugar phosphate isomerase/epimerase family protein, whose protein sequence is MDLKRLGISGMTTKNWSLEEDMKGLVANGISNIGLWLFKCGQHSPQAVRQLMLENNLHVSNVCFGGVFTGEDEEARRSAIEETKKAIDFTKEVQGDCLLLISGPLGNHSFDKAVEYVRRGLLEVCDYAEKRQVHLALEPIHPMYVTDFSIIHTLDFALQLVNEIGSAQLGLFLDTFNIGWDPSIQHVIPKCKGKIKGVHLADWRNPTRSLSDRALPGQGVFPVREIIGKIEQAGYTGPYDLEIFSDELWASDYNRMLIEIKEWFAAVEVEEMI, encoded by the coding sequence ATGGACTTGAAGCGGCTCGGCATAAGCGGGATGACGACAAAAAACTGGTCACTCGAAGAAGATATGAAAGGACTTGTCGCCAACGGAATTTCAAATATCGGACTCTGGTTGTTCAAATGTGGGCAGCATTCGCCTCAGGCCGTAAGACAGTTGATGTTGGAAAACAATCTTCATGTTTCCAATGTCTGCTTCGGCGGAGTTTTTACGGGTGAGGATGAGGAGGCGCGTCGATCTGCAATAGAGGAAACAAAGAAAGCGATCGACTTCACAAAGGAGGTGCAAGGGGACTGCCTCCTACTGATCAGCGGCCCGCTTGGAAACCACAGTTTCGACAAAGCGGTTGAATATGTGCGAAGAGGGCTGCTTGAAGTGTGCGATTATGCGGAGAAGAGACAGGTCCATCTTGCATTGGAGCCGATTCATCCGATGTATGTTACCGATTTTTCGATTATTCATACGCTTGATTTCGCCCTTCAGCTTGTGAATGAAATCGGCTCCGCTCAGCTCGGTTTGTTTTTGGATACTTTCAATATCGGGTGGGATCCTTCAATTCAACATGTGATTCCAAAATGCAAAGGGAAAATTAAGGGGGTCCATCTTGCGGATTGGCGCAACCCGACCCGTTCCTTAAGCGATCGGGCGCTTCCGGGGCAAGGGGTTTTTCCTGTCCGTGAAATAATTGGGAAGATTGAACAGGCCGGTTATACGGGACCTTACGATCTTGAAATTTTTTCGGACGAGCTGTGGGCCTCGGATTATAACCGCATGCTGATCGAAATTAAAGAATGGTTTGCTGCTGTCGAAGTGGAGGAAATGATATGA
- a CDS encoding SDR family NAD(P)-dependent oxidoreductase, producing the protein MAAGSRLEGKVAVITGAGSGIGKATAELFASEGAHLVLNDIDPAGIQDVIHATGNPAKHAAVAGDIATEETADALVQAAVTQFDRIDILVNNAGIHYIKDITDISADEFDLCVGINLKSMFLCTKAVIPQMQKQKSGSIINLGSISSFVGQEMMGKSTVLYNMTKAGALQLARSIATRYGQDGIRANAVCPGPVRTNQIKEEHTQNAVSMDEFWSIAGGTTPMNRHGLPSEIAKAILFLASDESSYVTGAPLIVDGGYLAV; encoded by the coding sequence ATGGCTGCGGGATCACGGTTGGAGGGAAAAGTTGCCGTCATAACCGGAGCCGGCAGCGGAATCGGGAAAGCGACTGCGGAATTGTTTGCTTCGGAAGGGGCGCACCTCGTCTTGAATGATATTGACCCGGCCGGAATTCAAGACGTCATCCATGCGACAGGAAACCCGGCCAAACACGCTGCCGTTGCCGGTGACATCGCGACTGAGGAGACGGCTGACGCTTTAGTTCAAGCTGCCGTAACGCAATTCGACCGGATTGATATTCTTGTGAACAATGCGGGAATTCACTACATCAAAGATATAACGGATATTAGCGCCGACGAATTCGACCTCTGTGTGGGCATTAATCTCAAAAGCATGTTTTTATGCACGAAGGCCGTCATTCCTCAAATGCAGAAGCAAAAAAGCGGTTCGATTATTAATCTGGGCTCGATCTCTTCTTTTGTTGGGCAGGAAATGATGGGCAAAAGCACCGTTCTGTACAATATGACAAAAGCCGGCGCACTGCAGCTGGCCAGATCGATTGCCACCCGCTATGGCCAGGACGGAATCAGAGCGAATGCGGTTTGTCCGGGGCCGGTTCGAACGAACCAAATCAAAGAAGAGCATACACAAAATGCGGTGAGCATGGATGAATTTTGGTCGATTGCCGGAGGAACGACTCCGATGAATCGTCACGGATTGCCGTCAGAAATAGCGAAGGCGATATTGTTCCTCGCTTCCGATGAATCTTCTTATGTAACAGGCGCTCCTCTGATCGTGGACGGAGGTTATCTGGCCGTATAA
- a CDS encoding acyl-CoA dehydrogenase family protein, which produces MDFRLTEEQQKIIETCRQLAGDFLTRAAEHDRDRTAPVENYEKLREAGLFGIAVPKQYGGLGIGFLGYTLAITELAQGCAATANSFNMHANATGSIAHHPDIPENVKRMVVDLAINQGKLMCTSVSEPSSSSLLATSYTPSLEARRVKGGYELYGKKAFCSMVESSDYVYLYAHPEGDPNPQASIGFLVPIDKGRVKGVTIHDVWDTMGMRATRSNTVDYNGVFVPDELYLHRTDEFLNDFIIRGANWSFGGFAAVYLGVGLGILSYATELLTARKAKGYAQPQGFHPDNRHRIGIMASELHAAKLAMLYAAWYSDTYGPSIATFHHFMRAKYMIAESTSNAAHSASVACGAHGMTKELHLERMIRDAATAPIMPPNIDACADQVGLLSMGLNPMEAMPPLQSVEPPVESAQKEGVS; this is translated from the coding sequence ATGGATTTCAGATTAACGGAAGAGCAGCAGAAGATTATTGAAACTTGCCGGCAATTGGCCGGAGATTTCCTGACACGGGCCGCAGAGCATGACCGTGACCGTACAGCCCCGGTGGAAAATTATGAAAAGCTGCGAGAAGCCGGATTGTTCGGAATTGCCGTCCCAAAACAATATGGAGGATTGGGAATTGGATTTCTGGGTTATACGCTGGCTATAACCGAACTTGCGCAGGGCTGTGCGGCTACGGCAAACTCCTTTAATATGCATGCCAACGCAACGGGATCGATCGCGCATCATCCGGATATCCCGGAGAATGTTAAGCGGATGGTCGTCGATTTGGCCATCAATCAAGGTAAATTGATGTGCACATCCGTATCGGAACCTTCCTCTTCCAGTTTATTGGCCACCTCATATACGCCATCGCTTGAAGCCCGCCGCGTGAAGGGCGGATATGAGCTTTACGGCAAAAAAGCGTTTTGTTCGATGGTCGAGTCCAGCGATTATGTATATCTTTATGCCCATCCCGAAGGAGATCCGAATCCTCAGGCCAGCATCGGTTTCCTCGTGCCCATAGACAAAGGACGGGTGAAAGGCGTTACGATTCACGATGTATGGGATACGATGGGGATGAGAGCGACACGAAGCAATACGGTTGACTATAACGGCGTTTTTGTACCGGATGAGCTTTATTTGCACCGAACGGACGAATTTTTGAATGATTTTATCATTCGCGGCGCGAATTGGTCCTTCGGCGGATTTGCCGCCGTTTATCTTGGGGTTGGACTTGGCATTTTGAGCTATGCAACGGAACTGTTGACGGCGCGCAAGGCCAAAGGGTATGCCCAGCCCCAGGGATTTCATCCCGACAACCGCCACAGAATCGGGATCATGGCCTCAGAGCTTCATGCGGCAAAGCTGGCGATGCTGTATGCCGCATGGTACAGCGATACTTACGGCCCAAGCATTGCGACCTTCCATCATTTCATGCGGGCGAAATATATGATCGCAGAATCCACCTCCAATGCGGCCCATTCCGCTTCGGTCGCTTGCGGGGCTCACGGAATGACGAAGGAGCTCCACCTCGAGCGTATGATTCGCGACGCGGCGACAGCTCCGATTATGCCCCCCAACATCGATGCCTGCGCGGATCAGGTAGGTCTGCTCAGCATGGGACTCAATCCGATGGAAGCGATGCCGCCGCTTCAATCCGTTGAGCCTCCGGTCGAGTCTGCACAAAAAGAAGGAGTGTCCTAA
- a CDS encoding aromatic-ring-hydroxylating dioxygenase subunit beta codes for MNAEKVVTVNNIQDVKREQVEDFLFFEAELLDEWLLMEWSDLFSERGAYAVPTMNNASEDYNSTLYIIADPYFRIKERAKRLLKKETHIEYPHSKTRHMVTNVRIQGVEDDAMSVACNFMVSRTKRGVLDTYVGHYKYKLVCENGNIKILEKRVILDMDYLRPHGKVSIIL; via the coding sequence GTGAATGCGGAGAAGGTGGTAACGGTGAACAACATCCAGGACGTCAAGCGGGAACAAGTGGAAGACTTTTTATTTTTTGAAGCGGAGCTGCTGGACGAATGGCTGCTTATGGAATGGTCGGACCTGTTTTCCGAACGGGGAGCCTATGCTGTTCCAACCATGAACAACGCATCGGAAGATTATAATTCGACGTTATATATTATCGCCGATCCGTATTTTCGGATCAAAGAAAGAGCGAAACGACTGTTAAAGAAGGAAACGCATATCGAGTACCCGCATTCAAAAACGAGGCATATGGTCACCAACGTGCGGATCCAAGGCGTAGAAGACGATGCGATGAGTGTCGCCTGCAATTTCATGGTTTCGCGCACGAAGCGCGGCGTATTGGATACGTACGTGGGACATTACAAATATAAGCTTGTTTGCGAGAACGGAAATATCAAAATCCTTGAAAAGCGAGTCATTCTTGATATGGACTATTTACGTCCGCACGGGAAAGTGAGCATTATTCTTTAA
- a CDS encoding aromatic ring-hydroxylating oxygenase subunit alpha, with product MKMETKQLQTSLSEPLIIMDEDKNVFKVNRKVFTDMDIFEMEKKKIFDKCWFYLGHESELPKPGDFINRRVAGRPLIFTKDSDGNINVFSNACPHRGSIVCREHKGNSKTFQCFYHAWTFNNKGKLVGMPGKDAYPSDFNCDESMNLQKVPRMENYKGFYFVNFDYHAMSLEDYLGNAKEYFDLVVDQAETGLEVFGEGSQEYSMRCNWKLLSENAVDNYHTHPTHKTYFDFLNNTNIKVSEEPMHGVGRDLGNGHGVMEYASPWGRPVAKWIPAWGEEGKKELDEKMELLIARVGEERAQRIAKRNRNVIVFPNMIISDIMSLTVRTFFPVSPDYMEISIWAMAPKEEGADMKGKRLNNLVEFVGPGGFGTPDDIEALELCQEGYKNNKEVQWNDISKGMIKETPSFDDELQMRAFWKQYNEIMTKE from the coding sequence ATGAAGATGGAGACGAAGCAGCTTCAGACATCCTTATCCGAACCGCTGATCATCATGGATGAGGACAAGAATGTGTTCAAAGTAAATCGTAAGGTCTTTACGGATATGGACATTTTTGAAATGGAGAAAAAGAAGATTTTCGACAAGTGCTGGTTTTACCTGGGACACGAATCCGAGCTGCCGAAACCGGGCGATTTTATTAACCGGAGAGTAGCAGGCAGACCGCTTATATTTACAAAGGACAGCGATGGGAATATCAACGTATTTTCAAATGCATGCCCTCATCGCGGTTCGATTGTTTGCAGAGAGCATAAAGGGAATTCAAAAACGTTCCAATGCTTCTACCACGCCTGGACGTTTAACAATAAAGGAAAACTGGTCGGTATGCCGGGCAAAGACGCTTACCCTTCCGATTTTAATTGCGACGAATCGATGAATCTTCAGAAGGTTCCACGAATGGAAAACTATAAAGGCTTTTATTTCGTCAACTTTGACTATCATGCGATGTCCTTGGAAGATTATCTCGGCAATGCCAAAGAGTATTTTGATCTGGTCGTCGACCAGGCCGAAACCGGTCTGGAAGTTTTCGGAGAAGGTTCGCAAGAGTACAGTATGCGCTGCAACTGGAAGCTACTGTCGGAGAATGCCGTTGATAACTATCATACGCATCCGACGCATAAAACGTATTTTGATTTTTTGAATAACACGAACATTAAAGTATCGGAAGAGCCGATGCATGGCGTCGGCAGGGATTTGGGCAACGGCCATGGGGTTATGGAGTATGCTTCTCCTTGGGGCCGGCCAGTGGCGAAGTGGATTCCCGCATGGGGCGAAGAGGGCAAGAAGGAATTGGACGAAAAGATGGAACTGCTTATTGCCCGAGTCGGCGAGGAACGAGCCCAGCGCATAGCGAAACGGAACCGCAACGTCATTGTATTCCCGAATATGATTATCAGCGATATTATGTCTCTCACTGTCCGCACTTTCTTTCCGGTGAGTCCCGATTATATGGAAATCAGCATTTGGGCGATGGCGCCGAAGGAAGAAGGGGCCGACATGAAAGGCAAGCGGTTGAACAATTTGGTTGAGTTTGTCGGTCCCGGCGGATTTGGTACGCCTGACGATATCGAAGCGCTTGAGCTGTGTCAGGAGGGCTATAAAAACAACAAGGAAGTCCAGTGGAACGATATTTCAAAAGGGATGATCAAAGAGACCCCATCATTCGACGATGAGCTGCAGATGCGGGCATTTTGGAAACAGTATAACGAAATCATGACGAAAGAATAA
- a CDS encoding Crp/Fnr family transcriptional regulator, which produces MEAIMIAKQEHPNEDSWQHYLRYGERLYKKRNSVIYCQGEEGAGIYFLSKGMIKIVTYSHQGDERILDLFGSGQLFGEQAVDKQYYCTTALALEDCIIYYFPNRILKELLISSPELIDLLMESLTQKIRNLSTSIMQNAYSAEQRVAITLIKLSRVYKNGEIYITQQDLADYTGLTRISVYKILRKWKCEHIIDNRNKVIYIKKPELLRLMCPGQLN; this is translated from the coding sequence ATGGAAGCGATAATGATTGCGAAACAAGAGCATCCGAATGAAGATTCATGGCAGCATTATTTGCGGTATGGGGAACGATTGTACAAGAAGCGAAACTCGGTTATCTATTGCCAAGGAGAAGAAGGGGCCGGTATTTACTTCTTATCCAAAGGAATGATCAAAATTGTCACGTATTCGCATCAGGGGGATGAAAGGATCCTGGATCTGTTCGGATCGGGACAATTATTCGGCGAGCAGGCGGTTGACAAACAATATTATTGCACGACAGCTCTCGCATTGGAAGATTGCATCATCTACTATTTTCCCAACCGGATTTTAAAGGAGCTTTTGATTTCGTCACCGGAATTAATTGATTTGTTGATGGAATCTTTAACTCAAAAAATACGAAATCTGTCGACCAGCATTATGCAAAACGCTTATTCTGCTGAACAGCGGGTCGCCATTACGTTAATCAAATTATCGCGCGTATACAAGAATGGCGAAATCTATATTACGCAGCAGGATTTGGCGGATTATACCGGTTTAACGAGGATTTCGGTTTATAAAATTTTAAGGAAGTGGAAATGCGAACACATTATCGACAATCGAAATAAAGTCATTTACATAAAAAAACCGGAATTATTAAGGCTAATGTGTCCGGGACAATTGAATTGA
- a CDS encoding xylulokinase — translation MAYIASFDIGTTNAKGLLVSREGRTSLEFNRSLTTLQKDTAIEQEPEQWLEAVRDIALEWWRAGIHPREIALISFSGQMQDCIPVDAHGKPLRPAILYSDGRAGHQSDRMKRDIGETSIREITGNHMDGTLVFPKMIWVKEMEPEIYRQTAMFLMSSKDYVIHRLTGESVTDPTTASTAGCMNIAQRRWESDWLQLYGIEAGKLPAIRASDEVVGYMTGDAAAYTGFVQGTKVLSGIGDAGAATIGAGAVRPGDLYAYIGTTGWVAAPVPKVSYVSDSVFNLAYADENLFVAVAPLMNAGNAYQWAKSVFGRHHNDEKAYDELEQLISACDRRTNGVLFLPYLNGERCPVQNPNASGCFIGLRATTTKEEMCCSVLEGVAMAMKQVMEMIAPNYRDNRLTLIGGGSKSGIWNQIIADVLSIEVIVPEESQYLPSIGAAAAGFLNMGWEQTYSDFCRRWFSQQRVKRYFPDDVFSAHYEKKYEKYVQLYPAMESLFS, via the coding sequence ATGGCGTATATTGCATCCTTTGATATCGGGACAACAAACGCTAAGGGACTATTGGTTTCCCGTGAGGGCCGGACTTCCCTTGAATTCAATAGGTCCTTAACGACCCTGCAAAAGGATACGGCGATTGAGCAGGAGCCTGAGCAATGGCTGGAAGCGGTGAGGGACATTGCGCTCGAATGGTGGAGAGCGGGCATACATCCCCGTGAAATCGCTCTGATTTCGTTTAGCGGCCAGATGCAGGACTGTATCCCTGTCGATGCTCATGGGAAGCCGCTAAGGCCTGCCATTTTGTATTCGGACGGCAGAGCCGGGCATCAGTCCGACCGGATGAAGCGGGACATTGGTGAAACGTCCATTCGTGAGATTACCGGAAATCATATGGATGGTACGCTCGTATTTCCCAAAATGATATGGGTCAAGGAGATGGAGCCGGAAATTTACAGGCAAACGGCGATGTTTTTAATGAGCTCCAAAGACTATGTCATTCACCGCCTTACCGGCGAAAGCGTCACCGATCCGACCACGGCTTCGACAGCCGGGTGCATGAACATCGCGCAGCGCAGGTGGGAATCGGACTGGCTGCAGCTGTACGGAATTGAAGCGGGTAAACTACCCGCCATTCGTGCTTCCGATGAAGTTGTCGGCTATATGACCGGTGATGCCGCAGCGTATACCGGTTTTGTGCAGGGGACGAAAGTATTATCCGGTATCGGGGACGCCGGAGCGGCGACGATTGGAGCGGGGGCGGTCCGCCCGGGAGATCTGTATGCTTACATCGGAACAACGGGATGGGTTGCCGCGCCCGTTCCTAAGGTATCGTATGTTAGCGACAGCGTTTTTAACCTCGCTTATGCGGATGAGAACCTGTTCGTTGCCGTCGCTCCCTTAATGAATGCGGGAAATGCCTATCAATGGGCGAAATCCGTATTTGGCCGTCACCATAATGATGAGAAGGCCTATGATGAGCTGGAGCAGCTGATATCGGCCTGTGACCGCCGAACAAACGGCGTGCTTTTTTTGCCGTACTTGAATGGCGAACGGTGCCCGGTTCAAAATCCGAATGCCTCCGGATGCTTTATCGGCCTTAGAGCAACGACGACCAAGGAAGAAATGTGCTGCTCCGTACTTGAAGGGGTTGCCATGGCGATGAAGCAAGTGATGGAAATGATTGCGCCGAATTACAGGGACAACCGGCTAACGCTAATTGGCGGGGGAAGCAAAAGCGGAATATGGAACCAGATTATCGCCGATGTTCTGAGCATTGAGGTGATCGTTCCAGAGGAATCCCAGTATCTCCCCTCGATCGGGGCGGCTGCAGCCGGTTTCCTGAACATGGGCTGGGAACAAACCTATTCCGATTTTTGCCGTCGGTGGTTCAGCCAGCAGCGGGTTAAACGGTACTTTCCGGACGATGTCTTCTCTGCGCACTATGAGAAAAAGTACGAGAAGTATGTACAGCTTTATCCGGCCATGGAGTCTTTATTTTCATAA
- the trpA gene encoding tryptophan synthase subunit alpha — protein MRKGFYSRRNYEISQQAEEKGEGLLIGYLIAGDPSFDQSMELVKGAVAAGIDIVELGIPSRYPYLDGDIIKRGHKRAIQNSQFDSDNGLMEYARQLRADIDNPIWAMGYKDELVDSGLGVRLAEEGVIDGLVLPDCSLREQNDVHEKVCRYGVDVVRFINPQMTDSELAAAGELATILYAQSYIGATGNPFAQLEDLSELCRQARQHSSALVIAGFGLRSPARVRMAIDSGFDGAVVGSAFVARCENGEQDYLYRMIADMKLQTSRCVKKE, from the coding sequence TTGAGGAAAGGTTTTTACAGCAGAAGAAATTATGAAATTTCGCAGCAGGCGGAGGAGAAGGGCGAGGGTCTGTTGATCGGATATTTGATTGCAGGCGATCCGTCCTTTGATCAATCGATGGAGCTTGTGAAAGGAGCCGTCGCTGCCGGGATCGATATCGTGGAATTGGGGATTCCAAGCAGATATCCTTATCTGGATGGAGATATTATTAAACGCGGCCATAAACGGGCCATTCAAAATTCACAATTTGATTCGGATAACGGGTTAATGGAATATGCGCGCCAATTGCGGGCCGATATCGATAATCCAATCTGGGCGATGGGTTATAAAGATGAGCTTGTCGATTCGGGTTTGGGCGTCCGGCTTGCGGAAGAAGGTGTCATTGACGGCTTGGTATTGCCGGATTGCTCCTTGCGGGAACAAAACGACGTTCATGAGAAAGTGTGCAGGTACGGAGTGGATGTCGTTCGCTTCATCAATCCTCAAATGACGGATTCGGAGCTGGCGGCAGCAGGCGAGCTCGCGACCATCCTTTATGCACAATCCTATATCGGAGCAACGGGCAATCCTTTTGCCCAATTGGAGGATTTATCGGAATTATGCAGACAGGCAAGACAGCACTCTTCCGCGCTCGTTATTGCCGGTTTTGGATTAAGGTCGCCCGCAAGGGTGAGAATGGCGATTGACAGTGGATTTGACGGCGCCGTTGTGGGATCGGCATTTGTTGCAAGGTGTGAGAATGGCGAGCAGGATTATCTGTATAGGATGATTGCGGATATGAAGCTGCAAACATCCAGATGCGTGAAAAAGGAGTAA
- a CDS encoding ABC transporter permease, with product MNTILKDSGMNIGRLLRMYGTVLACLLIVICFSALSPDSFASIGNVINISRQISFLVIIALGATLVMSIGEFDLSIGAVASFGGVLAAKLAVSGMPVWVTFLVPLAASVIIGFINGWIVTRFKVLSFITTMAMGTVLGGITFWLTGGATIFENIPDSFRYLGQTKWGSIPLLSLLMILLTVLFWYIMAQTAFGRRLYAIGGNEAASRVAGLNVRRNKNAAFAICAALAALTGILMASRLGSAHPTSGNGLFLPAYAAAFLGMTTFKEGVPNMWGTFVGAAIIGILANGLTILEVPTFMQDVITGIIVIAAVILQRLGRGTH from the coding sequence ATGAATACGATTTTAAAAGATTCCGGCATGAACATTGGCCGATTGTTACGAATGTATGGGACCGTGTTGGCTTGCCTGCTTATAGTCATTTGCTTTAGCGCGCTAAGTCCCGATTCCTTTGCTTCAATCGGCAATGTGATTAATATCAGCAGACAAATCTCCTTTCTTGTCATCATTGCCCTGGGCGCAACTCTTGTCATGTCGATCGGAGAATTTGATCTTTCGATCGGCGCGGTTGCCAGCTTCGGCGGCGTTCTGGCGGCGAAGCTGGCCGTATCCGGCATGCCGGTTTGGGTCACTTTTCTCGTTCCTTTGGCTGCATCGGTAATCATCGGCTTTATTAACGGCTGGATCGTTACCCGCTTCAAGGTCCTTTCTTTTATTACCACAATGGCAATGGGAACCGTGTTAGGCGGGATTACGTTCTGGCTGACAGGCGGAGCGACCATTTTTGAAAATATTCCGGATTCATTCCGCTATTTAGGGCAAACGAAATGGGGAAGTATTCCGTTATTGTCGCTGCTTATGATTCTTTTGACCGTATTGTTCTGGTACATCATGGCCCAAACGGCTTTCGGCAGAAGACTGTACGCGATCGGCGGTAATGAAGCGGCCTCCCGCGTTGCCGGACTCAATGTTCGCCGGAATAAAAACGCCGCCTTTGCCATTTGTGCCGCGCTTGCCGCCCTGACTGGAATTTTGATGGCATCACGTCTTGGTTCAGCCCATCCGACAAGCGGCAACGGATTGTTTCTGCCGGCCTATGCAGCCGCTTTTCTCGGCATGACGACGTTCAAGGAAGGCGTGCCGAATATGTGGGGGACATTCGTAGGCGCTGCAATTATCGGCATTTTGGCTAACGGGTTAACGATTTTGGAAGTGCCGACCTTTATGCAGGACGTTATTACAGGAATTATCGTCATTGCAGCGGTGATCTTACAGCGTTTGGGTCGTGGTACGCATTGA
- a CDS encoding sugar ABC transporter ATP-binding protein — MSLLKADGLDKRFGLHYALSQISIDIRPGEVHALVGENGAGKSTFIKIITGVYTADGGRIYWNGTEQAIFHPKHARELGINVIHQDRHLIPSFSGMENLFLGMEYPKRKLKIGIHWNRMSKRAEQLKKELGIQLNLKKTAQEMSPSERTILEILRAMMLDCRLLILDEPTASLTDQETELLFKLIHKLTAQGTAILYVSHRMDEIFRLSDRITVLRNGKLAGTVNKSEADKDLLIRMMTNLDIQKSAIQKAALPQNAQTVLKVDRLSTADGRVKNANLTVREGEIVGIFGLAGAGRTELLEAVYGSRPIKEGRVIIGCKTLGKPSPMQSLRQGVVLIPEDRRSDALIMDMSIRENMTLPVLNQFSNGIKILEQAEKQKVTAMMDSMKVRATGTEQFIRELSGGNQQKIVFAKALLSNPVLFLCDEPTQAVDVMTRDEIHRMLKEQAAHKCGIVFVSSDLQEVLDIADRIYVLEAGEMVAELDNDGIVPEQILQICYRRKGSEHGE; from the coding sequence ATGTCACTATTGAAAGCCGATGGGTTGGATAAAAGGTTCGGGCTGCATTATGCTCTCTCCCAAATTTCAATTGATATTCGTCCCGGTGAAGTGCATGCGCTGGTGGGGGAGAATGGCGCGGGCAAATCAACGTTTATTAAAATCATTACCGGCGTATATACCGCAGACGGAGGCCGGATCTACTGGAACGGCACAGAGCAGGCGATTTTTCATCCCAAACATGCGCGCGAATTAGGCATCAACGTGATTCACCAGGACCGCCATCTAATTCCTTCTTTTTCCGGTATGGAGAATTTGTTCCTTGGAATGGAATACCCAAAACGCAAGTTAAAGATCGGAATTCATTGGAATCGGATGAGCAAACGGGCGGAACAGCTCAAGAAAGAGTTGGGCATCCAACTTAATTTGAAAAAAACGGCTCAGGAAATGTCCCCTTCCGAAAGAACAATTCTCGAAATTCTTCGGGCGATGATGCTGGATTGCCGTCTGCTTATTCTGGACGAGCCGACCGCATCCTTAACGGACCAGGAGACGGAGCTGCTGTTTAAACTCATTCATAAGCTTACGGCGCAAGGGACGGCTATTCTTTACGTTTCGCATCGGATGGACGAAATCTTCCGCTTATCCGACCGGATCACGGTGCTGCGAAACGGAAAATTAGCAGGAACCGTGAACAAATCCGAGGCGGATAAAGATTTGCTCATCCGTATGATGACCAACCTCGATATCCAAAAATCGGCGATCCAGAAAGCGGCGCTGCCTCAGAACGCGCAGACTGTGCTGAAGGTAGACCGTCTTTCAACGGCGGACGGAAGAGTGAAGAATGCCAATCTGACGGTTAGAGAAGGGGAGATCGTTGGCATTTTCGGCCTTGCCGGCGCGGGACGAACCGAGCTGCTTGAGGCGGTTTACGGCTCGCGTCCGATCAAAGAGGGCCGCGTAATTATCGGCTGCAAGACGCTCGGCAAGCCGTCACCGATGCAATCTTTACGGCAAGGGGTCGTTCTGATCCCTGAAGACCGCAGATCGGACGCTTTAATCATGGACATGAGCATTCGTGAAAATATGACTTTGCCTGTACTGAATCAATTCTCGAACGGGATCAAAATTTTGGAACAGGCCGAAAAACAAAAAGTTACGGCCATGATGGACTCCATGAAGGTAAGGGCGACGGGGACGGAGCAGTTTATACGCGAATTAAGCGGCGGGAATCAGCAGAAGATCGTGTTTGCAAAGGCGCTTTTGTCCAACCCGGTTTTGTTTTTATGCGACGAACCGACGCAAGCGGTAGACGTCATGACCCGCGATGAAATTCATCGGATGCTGAAAGAACAAGCGGCTCATAAATGCGGAATCGTATTCGTTTCATCCGATCTGCAGGAGGTTTTGGACATTGCCGACCGCATTTATGTGCTCGAAGCCGGCGAAATGGTGGCCGAGCTCGATAATGACGGAATTGTACCGGAGCAGATTCTACAGATTTGTTATAGGCGAAAAGGAAGTGAACACGGGGAATGA